TCAGCGTGCCCAGCCGCGAGAAGCTCCGGCGCAGTGCATCCGCGGGGCGGACCGGCTCTCCCAACTGGGAGGTGAGGACGTAGCGGGACGCGGCCAGGGTGGCCAGCCAGTACATCCAGACGAGGAACAGGAACAGGCTCATCCACAGCGCGATGGTGATGCTCGCTTGCGGCAGCATGACCGCCGGGTCCAGTTGGGCGCGCGACTCCGCGTCTCCCGTGTAGAGCAGTGGCGCCAACCGTTGGCCAATCACCAACGTCGCCTTGGTCGCGATGTAGTTCACCAGCGTGAAGCCGAAGCTCAGCAGGAAGAGGGGCTTCAGGTGGGAGCGCCAGAAGGTGGCGGCACGGTCAATCATCTCCCCCATGGCGAGGGGGCGCAGCGCGGCGGCAGCGGGAGTGGAGCTCACGGGGTGCGCAGCATAGCCCGCCCGGCGCGCGCGGCCAGCAGGCTCCGAGCCGCCGCCGTCGGGTCGTCGGCCTCCAGGACGGACGAGATGACCGCGAAGCCCGCCGCGTCCGGTAGCGTCATCGCCCGCGCGGGGGTGATTCCGCCCAGGGCCAGCGCGGGGCAGGGCAACGCCGCGGCCAGGGCGCTGAACCCCTCCGGCCCGAGGGGAGGCCGTGTGTCTCCCGGCTTGGAACCGGGCGCGAACACCGGGCTCACCAAGGCGAGGTTCGCGCCTCGGGCCGCATGGGCCTCCGCCACGTCATGCACGGCGGCGCTGATCCACCTCCCGGCGGGAAGGTGCGGGCGGACGTCCATGGGGGAAGGGCCATGGGCGGGAAGGTGGATATGGGCGCCGACGAGCAGCGCCACGTCGACACGCCCATTGATGAAGAGCGGGTTGCCACGTGGGTGGCACAACGCGGCAAGCTCCCGCGCCTCGTCGAGGAATCGGCGCCCGGTGGCCTCGGGATGGCGGTGCTGGACGGCCACCTCGGGCCCGGCGTCGAGCGCCCGGGTGAGCGCCCACCTCAGCCGTTCGGACGGCAGGCGCCAGTCGGTGATGACGACGAGCCGGGGAACGGTTGAAGGCACCACCGTGCGCCCCCGACCGTCAGTGGTGGACGAGCCCGTCAATCGGGCTGGACGCGGAGCCGTAGGCCTTTCGCGGGATGCGGCCCGCCAGATACGCGTCGCGGCCAGCCTCCACCGCCTTCTTCATGGCCACGGCCATGCGCACCGGGTCCTGCGCTCCGGCGAT
This window of the Myxococcus xanthus genome carries:
- a CDS encoding thiamine phosphate synthase; protein product: MVPSTVPRLVVITDWRLPSERLRWALTRALDAGPEVAVQHRHPEATGRRFLDEARELAALCHPRGNPLFINGRVDVALLVGAHIHLPAHGPSPMDVRPHLPAGRWISAAVHDVAEAHAARGANLALVSPVFAPGSKPGDTRPPLGPEGFSALAAALPCPALALGGITPARAMTLPDAAGFAVISSVLEADDPTAAARSLLAARAGRAMLRTP